The Chiloscyllium punctatum isolate Juve2018m chromosome 30, sChiPun1.3, whole genome shotgun sequence genome includes a region encoding these proteins:
- the LOC140454964 gene encoding uncharacterized protein encodes MAMLEKLQESFLIAKPGMFQVLGNFIIFLILYGVECLLENEIQCPCHLPSNIRYISITFVFPAMSLFIIGLLVQSYFQKLCHLWSKQKVEYRAPTPIPSLLTVCKASIPAILWIILLLLNGNYYACSKLIGRSETACESKCNGNSSEIVQDYCIASQFIGSLAVVILLSALAIFYFLQCCSDWKSKYMFEYNCKCTKEEAKLLGAKLKAKATEAVKEICKSKMSTQFPNDGQIQPGSSHENMEMNSQVP; translated from the exons ATGGCCATGTTGGAGAAACTCCAAGAGAGTTTCCTGATTGCTAAGCCGGGAATGTTCCAAGTTTTGGGGAATTTCATTATATTTCTAATCCTTTATGGAGTGGAATGTCTACTGGAGAATGAGATCCAATGTCCATGTCACCTGCCATCGAACATCCGCTACATCTCAATAACGTTTGTTTTCCCCGCAATGTCACTGTTCATTATTGGTCTCTTGGTACAAAGTTACTTCCAGAAATTGTGTCATTTATGGAGCAAGCAGAAGGTAGAGTACCGTGCACCCACACCTATACCTAGCCTGCTGACTGTGTGTAAAGCATCAATTCCAGCAATACTATGGATTATTCTACTCTTATTGAATGGCAACTATTACGCCTGTTCCAAGTTAATCGGTAGAAGTGAAACTGCATGCGAGTCGAAATGCAATGGGAATTCCTCTGAAATTGTCCAAGACTACTGCATTGCATCACAG TTCATCGGCAGCCTTGCAGTGGTCATATTACTGTCTGCATTGGCAATATTCTACTTTCTTCAATGTTGTTCCGACTGGAAGAGCAAATATATGTTTGAATATAACTGTAAATGTACAAAAGAGGAAGCAAAGTTGCTGGGGGCAAAATTGAAAGCCAAGGCAACTGAAGCTGTCAAAGAAATTTGCAAAAGTAAGATGTCAACACAATTCCCAAATGATGGGCAAATTCAGCCAGGATCCAGTCATGAAAACATGGAAATGAATTCCCAG GTTCCTTAG